One part of the Paraburkholderia flagellata genome encodes these proteins:
- a CDS encoding 1-deoxy-D-xylulose-5-phosphate reductoisomerase, with the protein MQKRLTLLGSTGSIGDSTLDVVARHPQRFSVYALTAHRNGEKLVEQCLRFAPEVAVVGDADTAAQVERKLREAGSKTVVTYGPQALVEVSKSDGCDTVVAAIVGAAGLAPTLAAAKAGKQILLANKEALVMSGDIFINAVCDSGAVLLPLDSEHNAVFQCFPRENAQRDGVTKIILTASGGPFRTREPSTLVNVTPDEACKHPNWSMGRKISVDSATMMNKGLEVIEAHYLFDLPGERIDVLIHPQSVIHSMVSYADGSVLAQLGNPDMRTPIAHALAYPDRVDSGVAQLDLTQIATLTFEKPDYTRFPCLALAMQALSAGGVASAALNAANEVAVEAFLNRRIGFMAIAQTVDAVLNALENRTASSLEVVLEADAAARRAAHTIIDSLPVPA; encoded by the coding sequence ATGCAAAAACGACTCACACTGCTCGGTTCCACGGGCTCGATTGGAGACAGCACGCTCGACGTTGTCGCGCGTCATCCGCAACGCTTCTCGGTCTATGCGCTCACCGCGCATCGCAACGGCGAGAAACTCGTCGAACAATGCCTGCGCTTCGCGCCCGAAGTGGCCGTGGTCGGCGACGCCGATACCGCCGCACAGGTCGAGCGCAAGCTGCGCGAGGCCGGCTCGAAGACCGTCGTGACCTACGGGCCGCAGGCACTCGTTGAAGTCTCGAAGAGCGACGGCTGCGACACGGTGGTTGCGGCCATCGTCGGCGCGGCAGGTCTGGCTCCCACGCTCGCAGCGGCGAAGGCTGGCAAGCAGATCCTGCTCGCCAACAAGGAGGCGCTCGTGATGTCGGGCGACATCTTCATCAACGCCGTGTGCGACAGCGGCGCGGTGCTGCTGCCGCTCGACAGCGAGCACAATGCCGTGTTCCAGTGCTTTCCGCGCGAAAACGCGCAGCGAGACGGCGTCACGAAGATCATCCTGACCGCCTCGGGCGGCCCGTTCCGCACGCGCGAGCCCTCGACGCTCGTGAACGTGACGCCCGACGAGGCCTGCAAGCATCCGAACTGGTCCATGGGCCGCAAGATTTCCGTCGACTCGGCCACGATGATGAACAAGGGCCTCGAAGTGATCGAGGCGCACTACCTGTTCGACCTGCCGGGCGAGCGCATCGACGTGCTGATCCACCCGCAGAGCGTGATCCATTCGATGGTCTCGTACGCCGACGGTTCGGTGCTCGCGCAACTAGGCAACCCCGACATGCGCACGCCGATCGCGCACGCGCTCGCGTACCCGGATCGTGTCGATTCCGGCGTTGCACAACTGGATCTCACGCAAATCGCGACGCTCACGTTCGAAAAACCCGACTACACGCGCTTTCCGTGTCTCGCGCTCGCCATGCAGGCATTGTCCGCCGGCGGCGTGGCGAGCGCGGCGCTCAACGCGGCGAACGAAGTCGCCGTGGAAGCATTTTTGAACCGGCGCATCGGCTTCATGGCCATCGCCCAGACGGTGGATGCCGTACTCAACGCGCTCGAGAACCGCACTGCGTCGAGTCTCGAAGTCGTGCTCGAAGCCGACGCGGCCGCCCGCCGCGCGGCTCACACCATCATCGACAGCCTGCCGGTGCCGGCCTGA